From Asticcacaulis sp. EMRT-3, one genomic window encodes:
- a CDS encoding SDR family NAD(P)-dependent oxidoreductase, whose product MLLEGPKLLEGQRILITGASRGIGRATAIECARHGADVALNVFNDDEAARSLADEIAALGRKAVVFNGDVADPDSAPAFITAAVAGLGGVDHLVSNAGICPFHSFLDMPRATLRRTMEVNLFGAYYMCQAAANQMVKQGTGGSLIAISSISALVGGEMQSHYTPTKAGVHSLMQSTAIALGRHGIRCNSVMPGTIATDINKDDLADTKKRAYMESRIPLGRLGVPSDIGKVVVFLASDLASYVTGASVLADGGAFVNLQ is encoded by the coding sequence ATGCTTCTTGAGGGACCCAAGCTTCTTGAGGGACAGCGCATTCTGATCACCGGCGCGTCGCGCGGCATCGGGCGGGCCACCGCTATCGAATGCGCGCGCCACGGTGCCGATGTGGCGCTCAATGTGTTCAATGATGACGAGGCCGCCCGTTCGCTGGCCGACGAAATCGCCGCCCTGGGCCGTAAGGCCGTCGTATTCAATGGCGATGTCGCTGATCCCGACAGTGCGCCAGCCTTTATCACGGCGGCGGTTGCGGGTCTGGGTGGCGTCGATCATCTGGTGTCGAACGCCGGCATCTGCCCGTTCCATAGCTTCCTGGACATGCCGCGCGCGACGCTGCGCCGCACGATGGAGGTCAATCTGTTCGGCGCCTATTATATGTGTCAGGCCGCTGCCAATCAGATGGTCAAACAGGGCACCGGTGGTTCGCTGATCGCCATTTCGTCGATCTCGGCTCTGGTAGGTGGCGAGATGCAGAGCCATTACACCCCCACCAAGGCGGGCGTCCATTCCCTGATGCAATCGACCGCCATTGCGCTGGGCAGGCACGGCATCCGCTGCAATTCGGTCATGCCCGGCACCATCGCCACCGACATCAACAAGGACGATCTGGCCGATACGAAAAAGCGCGCATATATGGAAAGTCGCATTCCGCTCGGCCGTCTGGGCGTACCGTCCGACATCGGCAAGGTGGTGGTTTTCCTGGCTTCGGATCTCGCCTCCTATGTCACCGGCGCTTCGGTGTTGGCGGATGGTGGCGCATTTGTGAATTTGCAGTAG